A stretch of the Leguminivora glycinivorella isolate SPB_JAAS2020 chromosome 2, LegGlyc_1.1, whole genome shotgun sequence genome encodes the following:
- the LOC125239465 gene encoding uncharacterized protein LOC125239465 has product MGSPVAPVLANIWMEHFEANIDLQPWAVKLWKRYVDDVFCIMKGGKQEVEQLLQYLNSIHQKVKFTYELESDRSLPFLDIKVIGRMDGSLAHTVYRKPTHTDRYLNAQSHHHPRHLLSVVNSLKNRAHDLCDPEFLESEMSHIQEVLRKNGYRVDCRQPRRKPAKKHPNVARRPAFMPYVKE; this is encoded by the coding sequence ATGGGCAGCCCGGTGGCGCCGGTTTTAGCAAATATCTGGATGGAGCATTTTGAGGCAAACATAGACCTGCAACCATGGGCAGTGAAGTTATGGAAGCGGTATGTCGATGATGTCTTTTGTATCATGAAGGGTGGCAAGCAAGAAGTTGAGCAATTACTCCAGTATCTCAATTCCATTCATCAGAAGGTGAAATTTACGTATGAATTGGAATCAGATCGAAGTTTGCCTTTTCTGGACATAAAAGTGATAGGTCGGATGGATGGATCCTTGGCGCACACTGTCTACAGGAAGCCTACTCACACAGATAGATACCTCAATGCTCAGTCTCACCACCACCCTCGTCACCTACTGTCCGTCGTTAATTCCCTAAAGAACAGAGCACATGACCTTTGTGACCCTGAATTTTTAGAGAGTGAGATGTCACACATTCAGGAGGTTCTTAGAAAGAATGGGTACAGGGTGGATTGTCGGCAACCAAGACGAAAGCCTGCGAAGAAGCATCCGAATGTTGCAAGACGACCGGCATTTATGCCCTATGTCAAGGAGTGA